Proteins from a genomic interval of Syngnathoides biaculeatus isolate LvHL_M chromosome 23, ASM1980259v1, whole genome shotgun sequence:
- the tnfrsf21 gene encoding tumor necrosis factor receptor superfamily member 21, producing the protein MSAVCISAVVLWTLVVEISARVLTTTNPADLPFLSPRHYQYKDPESGSQLVCDKCPAGTYVSVHCSRTAVRECSPCPEHTFTRGENGVAQCHHCRAPCPGGLIEKVPCTTTQDRVCTCPPNSFLLEEAGTECKPHSLCPPGTRVKKRGSETEDVICKPCTKGTFSNVESSVLKCRAHVDCRAQGLTLLIAGTRETDNLCGPLSTVPSSASSSTATAQGRELMTSKSSSSPLDHKGINSHSAAIQLGENQSVKEEGITRNHAISTIPAIRNPPHASPSTMRKDLVLRNQLWDERNSNLLHGPNKMTIEGFDSSEVRVGMGISKIAVQSNRDRVSNYNRPTRRGSPRPSTRDHFDINEHLPWMIVLLLLLVLVVIVMCSVKRSSHVLKKGPMQDPSTIVERAIQKKPSMPSGQVKEKWIYYSNGQGVDILKLVAAQVGSQWIDIYQLLANATEREVAAFSSGYSGDHERAYAALQHWTIRDSDANLAKLINALHRQRRIDVVEKIRQVMEDNPQFDINQLMTSVNVSQSLSPIHKPPESPSSTGGSGSNAVGVEQSPVDRTKGFFHDESEPLLRCDSTSSKDSALSRNGSFITKEKKDTVLRQVRLDPCDLQPIFDDMLHILNPEELHVIEEIPAAEDKLDRLFEIAGVKSQEASQTLLDSVYSHLPDLL; encoded by the exons GTCCTGTGGACATTGGTGGTTGAAATCTCAGCACGGGTTTTGACCACAACTAACCCAGCTGATCTGCCCTTCCTTTCTCCCCGCCACTATCAATATAAAGACCCAGAGTCAGGCTCTCAGCTGGTCTGTGACAAGTGCCCGGCTGGTACCTATGTGTCTGTCCACTGTTCTCGAACTGCAGTCAGGGAGTGCAGCCCCTGCCCTGAACATACTTTCACACGAGGTGAGAATGGTGTTGCGCAATGCCATCACTGTCGGGCTCCATGTCCTGGAGGCCTCATTGAAAAGGTACCCTGCACTACCACCCAGGACCGTGTGTGTACGTGCCCCCCAAATAGCTTCCTGTTGGAGGAAGCTGGCACAGAATGTAAGCCCCATTCGTTGTGCCCTCCTGGGACAAGAGTGAAAAAGCGGGGTAGTGAAACAGAAGATGTTATTTGTAAGCCGTGCACCAAAGGAACTTTCTCTAATGTGGAATCAAGTGTGCTCAAGTGCCGAGCCCATGTGGACTGCCGAGCTCAGGGGTTGACGCTGCTCATAGCGGGGACAAGAGAGACTGATAATCTCTGTGGACCCTTGTCTACAGTCCCCTCATCTGCATCTTCCTCCACAGCCACTGCACAAGGACGAGAATTAATGACATCCAAATCTTCCTCGTCACCATTAGATCACAAAG GAATCAACAGCCATTCAGCTGCCATTCAActtggagaaaaccagagtgtgAAAGAAGAGGGTATTACACGCAATCATGCAATAAGCACCATTCCAGCAATCCGAAACCCCCCTCATGCTTCACCCTCCACAATGCGAAAAGATCTGGTGCTTCGCAACCAACTTTGGGATGAACGAAATTCCAACCTCTTGCATGGGCCCAACAAGATGACAATAGAAGGATTTGACAGTTCAGAGGTCAGGGTTGGGATGGGGATCAGTAAGATTGCCGTGCAGTCGAACAGAGACAGAGTTTCCAATTATAACCGTCCCACTCGAAGAGGATCACCACGGCCGAGCACTCGTGATCACTTTGACATAAACGAACATCTCCCCTGGATGATTGTCCTGCTGCTACTGCTCGTTCTTGTGGTGATTGTCATGTGCAGTGTGAAACGGAGTTCCCATGTGCTGAAGAAAGGCCCAATGCAGGACCCAAGCACAATTGTTGAAAGGGCAATTCAGAAGAAACCTTCTATGCCCTCTGGACAGGTCAAAGAGAAGTGGATCTATTACTCCAATGGACAAG GAGTGGACATTCTAAAACTGGTTGCAGCTCAGGTGGGCTCACAGTGGATTGACATTTATCAGTTGCTGGCCAACGCCACAGAGCGGGAAGTGGCAGCATTCTCTAGCGGCTACTCGGGAGATCACGAGCGGGCATACGCTGCGCTGCAGCACTGGACAATTCGGGACAGCGATGCCAATCTGGCCAAGCTGATCAACGCCTTGCACCGACAGCGCCGTATCGACGTGGTGGAGAAGATCAGACAGGTCATGGAGGACAATCCACAG TTTGACATAAACCAGCTGATGACGTCAGTGAATGTAAGCCAAAGCCTCAGTCCCATTCACAAGCCTCCTGAGTCTCCCAGCAGCACTGGCGGCAGCGGCAGCAATGCTGTTGGTGTCGAGCAGTCGCCGGTGGACCGTACCAAAGGCTTCTTCCACGACGAGTCGGAACCGCTGCTCCGTTGTGACTCCACCTCCAGCAAAGACTCTGCTCTCAGCAGGAACGGTTCATTCATCACTAAAG AGAAGAAAGACACAGTGCTTCGTCAAGTGCGCCTGGACCCCTGCGACCTGCAGCCCATCTTTGACGACATGCTGCACATCCTGAATCCCGAGGAGCTCCACGTTATCGAGGAGATCCCCGCTGCTGAGGACAAGCTGGACCGGCTTTTTGAGATCGCTGGAGTCAAAAGTCAGGAGGCCAGCCAGACACTGTTGGACTCGGTCTACAGCCACCTCCCCGACCTTTTGTAG